From Medicago truncatula cultivar Jemalong A17 chromosome 7, MtrunA17r5.0-ANR, whole genome shotgun sequence, a single genomic window includes:
- the LOC120575770 gene encoding putative ubiquitin-conjugating enzyme E2 39, with amino-acid sequence MFSAAPSKKKSGALQPFRRGQSPMNLKMKATDKPESETLRKLQSFKQFDTNPKNWAKKIQEEWRILEKHLPDTIFVRVYESRMDLMRAVIIGAQGTPYHDGLFFFDLYFPPEYPDEPPQLDYHSGGLGLNPNLYENGYVCLSLLNTWVGDDDEMWTPGVSTMHQVLVSIQGLILNAKPYFNESGFLDGIGPRDGENRRLCGIMRICSFYQ; translated from the exons ATGTTTTCAGCTGCCCCTAGTAAGAAGAAATCAGGTGCATTACAGCCGTTTAGGCGTGGCCAATCACCGATGAACCTGAAAATGAAAGCTACTGATAAACCAGAAAGTGAAACTCTGAGGAAACTTCAAAGTTTTAAGCAATTTGACACT AATCCAAAGAATTGGGCTAAAAAAATCCAGGAAGAGTGGAGGATTTTGGAGAAGCATTTGCCGG ATACAATATTTGTGAGAGTCTACGAATCAAGGATGGATCTCATGAGAGCTGTGATTATTGGAGCACAAGGGACTCCTTACCATGAtggtcttttcttttttgatttatACTTTCCCCCTGAATATCCCGATGAACCCCCG CAACTCGACTACCACTCTGGTGGTCTTGGGCTCAATCCaaatttgtatgaaaatggctATGTATGCCTCAGTCTACTTAACACCTGGGTTGGCGACGACGATGAGATGTGGACTCCAGGTGTTTCGACAATGCATCAGGTTCTCGTCTCCATACAAGGTCTAATCTTGAATGCAAAGCCTTACTTTAATGAGTCTGGATTTTTAGACGGTATTGGCCCACGAGATGGTGAAAATAGGAGGCTCTGCGGTATAATGAGGATATGTTCATTCTATCAGTGA